The Gavia stellata isolate bGavSte3 chromosome 1, bGavSte3.hap2, whole genome shotgun sequence genome has a segment encoding these proteins:
- the NRIP1 gene encoding nuclear receptor-interacting protein 1, with protein sequence MTHGEELGSEMHQDSVVLTYLEGLLMHQAAGGSGTAVDKKSTGHSGEDQNFKISGNIFPSCQSNGPVLNTNTYQGSGMLHLKKARLLQSSEDWNAAKRRRLSDSIVDLDGKKEALLAGMVENVPKGKQDSTLLASLLQSFSSRLQSVALSQQIRQSLKEQGYSLSHDSLQVEKDLRCYGVASSHLKTLLKKSKAKDQKLDNSLPDITKNLPKERFIESPHAVQSGPKVINEPLSCAARLQAVASMVEKRSSPAASPKPSVACSQLALLLSSEAHLQQYSREHALKAQNANQIASERLAAMARLQESAQKDTGQFGLAKGMTSHLNGQTGSSTKTASSKSNMAAFQSSVGIVHSPPKNVGYKSTLERNNLKTSPSNSLLLHLLKSQNTTKHVKGHEQSERASIFEDSSTPTTIDEYSDNNPSFTEDDSSDDESSHSNCLPIDLSFKQRTDKPDAGPPASLDNLTQSLLHNWDPKVSCPENKEDKDTPKASKLNSHQKVTLLQLLLGHKSEEKVDKSNDSQGPHSAADVAKFTVQTGKRTPVTDSPSANRMTPLSTPPLLAAAKADSPINLSHQSLAVKRSSPPYACSIQPDRLVNPASKHLIDLSKSKEIQGAKLSRNDSPKNSSAFSASKLLQNLAQCGMQTSMSSEEQRASKQLLAGNTDKPVGLIDRLNSPLLTNKLSTHEENNKIFSCQPAPAEQGLPGSEIENLLERRTVLQLLLGTPSKGKSEKKERMLLKDESSQEQTDKALNEQILTVKIKTEPSEESNVPYNSNAQQVRECKGNKFQGFVHSLQRNTAASPASEELKSEPLSPQDFSFSKNGLLSRLLRQNQDSYPADELDRSHRNNELTHLESKSLCTVPKKRKLHVEPLESPLKKMKSNVSDAANNHTSPAEALYGPLLNQQELKFSRSDAEFKYAVSHGSNNESENRSWSRDSKGFNVLKQLLLSENCERDLSQHRNNILMEGKKKGNKTSATINKPEFSISSVNALMGSPVQQNNCVDHRTFQYPVAVKSPASSPFPEHLGSTVSRLESDQFSVCPMPSEKGPIRWVITGMDKNDYEKDSPRLTKTNPILYYMLQKGGNSLSSQEAHHKEIWNEPSFTDSSTHVTIKEELTSDAELKTPFSNLRSPYNSHMGSKTSHQHGVNGEVHGLLEKVLTIKKEPE encoded by the coding sequence ATGACTCATGGAGAAGAGCTTGGCTCTGAGATGCACCAGGATTCTGTTGTTCTAACTTACCTAGAGGGATTACTAATGCATCAAGCAGCAGGAGGCTCAGGTACTGCAGTTGACAAAAAGTCTACTGGGCATAGTGGAGAGGATCAAAACTTTAAGATATCTGGAAATATATTTCCCAGCTGTCAAAGTAATGGTCCAGTTCTTAACACAAATACATATCAGGGATCTGGCATGCTGCACCTCAAAAAAGCAAGACTGTTGCAGTCTTCTGAAGACTGGAATGCAGCAAAGAGAAGGCGGTTGTCTGATTCCATTGTGGATTTagatggaaaaaaggaagcCTTGTTAGCTGGCATGGTTGAAAATGTGCCTAAAGGCAAACAGGATAGCACATTACTTGCCTCTTTGCTTCAGTCATTCAGCTCTAGGCTGCAGAGTGTTGCTCTGTCACAGCAGATTAGGCAGAGCCTTAAGGAGCAAGGGTATTCCCTTAGCCATGATTCTTTACAAGTGGAGAAAGATTTAAGGTGCTATGGTGTTGCATCCAGTCACCTGAAGACTCTACTGAAGAAGAGCAAGGCAAAAGATCAGAAGTTGGACAACAGCCTGCCTGATATAACAAAGAACCTGCCCAAAGAGAGGTTTATAGAATCTCCTCACGCAGTGCAGAGCGGACCTAAAGTGATAAATGAGCCACTGTCATGTGCTGCAAGATTACAAGCTGTTGCAAGCATGGTAGAGAAACGATCCAGTCCTGCTGCTTCACCAAAGCCCAGCGTAGCATGCAGCCAGCTAGCTTTACTCCTTTCAAGTGAAGCGCACTTGCAGCAGTACTCCAGGGAACAtgctttaaaagcacaaaatgcAAATCAAATAGCAAGTGAGAGACTTGCAGCTATGGCCAGATTACAAGAAAGCGCTCAGAAAGATACTGGCCAATTTGGTTTAGCAAAAGGAATGACAAGCCATCTCAATGGTCAAACAGGATCATCGACCAAAACAGCGTCTAGCAAAAGCAATATGGCAGCATTTCAGAGTTCAGTGGGAATTGTGCATTCGCCTCCCAAAAATGTGGGATACAAAAGTACTTTGGAAAGGAATAACCTGAAAACCTCTCCCAGCAACAGTTTGCTCTTGCACCTACTGAAAAGCCAGAATACCACCAAACATGTAAAAGGGCATGAACAGAGTGAGAGAGCCAGCATTTTTGAAGACAGCAGCACGCCGACAACTATTGATGAGTATTCAGACAACAATCCTAGTTTCACAGAAGATGACAGCAGTGATGATGAAAGCTCCCATTCTAACTGTCTTCCTATAGACCTATCCTTTAAACAGAGGACAGATAAGCCAGATGCAGGTCCACCTGCATCACTGGATAACCTGACTCAGTCCTTGCTTCATAACTGGGATCCAAAAGTTTCCTGTCCAGAGAACAAGGAAGACAAAGACACTCCAAAAGCTTCCAAGCTGAATTCCCATCAGAAAGTAACACTGCTTCAGCTGTTACTTGGGCATAAGAGTGAAGAAAAGGTAGACAAGAGTAATGACTCTCAGGGACCACACAGTGCAGCTGATGTGGCAAAATTCACTGTACAGACTGGTAAAAGGACTCCTGTTACTGACAGTCCCAGTGCAAATCGAATGACTCCGTTAAGCACTCCGCCTTTGCTGGCTGCTGCAAAAGCAGACTCTCCTATAAATCTCTCGCACCAATCGTTAGCCGTCAAGCGTAGCTCTCCACCATATGCTTGCAGTATCCAGCCGGACAGGCTGGTGAATCCCGCATCTAAACATTTGATAGACCtttctaaaagcaaagaaattcaaGGAGCCAAGCTGAGCAGGAACGATAGTCCCAAGAACTCTTCAGCTTTCAGTGCCAGCAAGCTGCTGCAGAACCTCGCTCAGTGCGGCATGCAGACTTCCATGTCAAGTGAAGAACAAAGAGCTAGCAAACAGCTGCTAGCAGGGAACACAGACAAACCTGTTGGCTTGATTGATAGATTGAACAGCCCCCTACTTACGAATAAATTGAGCACGcatgaagaaaataacaaaatattcagTTGTCAGCCTGCACCCGCTGAACAAGGACTTCCAGGTTCGGAAATAGAAAATCTCCTTGAAAGGCGCActgtccttcagctgcttctgggaaCTCCCAGTAAAGgtaaaagtgaaaagaaagagaggatgcttttaaaagatgaaagttCTCAAGAACAGACAGATAAGGCTTTGAATGAGCAAATATtgacagtgaaaataaaaactgaaccGTCTGAAGAATCAAATGTTCCGTATAATTCAAATGCACAACAAGTAAGAGAGTGCAAGGGTAACAAATTTCAAGGATTTGTTCATTCACTGCAGAGAAAcacagctgcttctccagcatCTGAGGAGTTGAAATCTGAGCCTCTTTCACCTcaagatttctctttttccaaaaaCGGCCTGCTAAGTAGGTTGCTGAGACAGAATCAAGACAGTTACCCTGCAGATGAGCTGGACAGAAGTCACCGAAACAATGAGCTGACACACCTTGAATCAAAGAGTCTTTGCACAGTACCGAAGAAGAGGAAGCTTCATGTTGAGCCTTTGGAAAGTCcattaaaaaagatgaaaagtaaTGTGTCTGATGCTGCAAACAATCACACTTCTCCTGCTGAGGCACTGTACGGGCCTTTGCTGAACCAGCAAGAACTGAAATTCAGCAGAAGTGATGCTGAATTTAAATATGCTGTAAGTCACGGTTCAAATAATGAGAGTGAAAATAGGAGTTGGTCTAGAGATAGTAAAGGCTTTAATGTGTTGAAACAGCTGCTTCTGTCAGAAAACTGTGAGAGAGATCTGTCACAACATAGGAATAACATATTAATGGAgggcaagaaaaaaggaaacaaaaccagtgcAACAATTAATAAACCTGAATTCAGCATTTCGTCAGTAAATGCATTAATGGGAAGCCCTGTGCAACAGAACAATTGTGTAGATCATAGAACATTTCAGTATCCTGTAGCAGTAAAAAGTCCTGCCAGTTCCCCCTTTCCTGAACATTTGGGGAGTACAGTATCAAGACTCGAGTCTGACCAGTTTAGCGTGTGTCCCATGCCCAGTGAAAAAGGGCCCATCAGATGGGTGATCACAGGTATGGACAAGAATGATTATGAAAAAGACTCTCCGAGACTGACCAAAACCAATCCAATATTGTACTACATGTTACAGAAAGGTGGCAACTCTCTTAGTAGCCAAGAAGCACATCACAAAGAAATCTGGAATGAACCTTCATTTACTGATAGTTCAACTCATGTTACAATCAAAGAGGAGTTGACGTCTGATGCAGAGCTTAAAACTCCTTTTAGTAACTTAAGAAGCCCTTACAACAGCCATATGGGGAGTAAGACCTCTCATCAACATGGTGTGAATGGAGAAGTGCATGGACTTCTGGAAAAAGTGCTAACAATCAAAAAAGAGCCAGAATAA